In Diachasmimorpha longicaudata isolate KC_UGA_2023 chromosome 4, iyDiaLong2, whole genome shotgun sequence, a single genomic region encodes these proteins:
- the LOC135161314 gene encoding nuclear valosin-containing protein-like isoform X2, with amino-acid sequence MEDRQSHLSREQVLLERVQKYLFDNEDQIYIDVNDMADNLQKRYSDYRTKKRGPFRQIVRRAYDKITESMSRQEDLDDVEVQSDIDHGSINNEIVKMYTKGVVGDHNGNSSDKELIDISSDDDHEDNPLSLKHTADVLKLPKNVIHSCTISKASKDMIKINDQMKKVPELPPLKPLPKKRMREKMEEIPNAKRRKDMVGKPSASPKSPKFKDIGGNIKVLETVCRILIHMKHSAIFRQLGVTPTRGLLLHGPPGCGKSLLAAAIAGELSVPILKITPPELIAGVSGESESKIRELFDQALALAPCVLFFDEIDTLAPHRANAQKEMERRIVTQLLACLDDLGSRENGDKVLVLGATNRPEVLDPALRRAGRFEREIALGIPDKKTRENILMVHSATLKLTPEIDLGKIAAVSPGCVGADLVSIIREAAIAAVDRVLKQPERKEEKQKEKDEVKNGEKDAVQMVEKDGEKTEDKVEDKIEEKEGEENGEKEGQQDEDKSAEKVPEVIAEEKDQTEVENVDKTSMEIVEDKQTEEAQEPEVIDLKEDTNPPQASTKDEDSGKTEDVRMEYKELDRLLKILHSEVALTPEQIADIKIMNLDFDVAVKTVQPSSKREGFATVPDVTWEDIGSLREIREELQMAILAPVKYPKEFETFGLTTPSGVLLCGPPGCGKTLLAKAIANEAEINFISVKGPELLSMYVGESEKAVRQCFVRARDSAPCVIFFDELDALCPVRTSGDNSATSRVVNQVLTEMDGIEGRKDVYLMAATNRPEIIDPAVMRPGRFDKILYVGLPTGEDRVDILKALTKNGTKPKFAEDVDLEAIGKSESCEGFTGADLGSLVKEASIQAFKESMTASSAIAEVHQRHFDVAFKKIQPSVKDKERKHYKKLQQQYTVRNASIADGVVEPMET; translated from the exons ATGGAAGATCGTCAGAGTCACCTGTCACGAGAGCAAGTGCTTCTTGAACGTGTCCAGAAGTACCTCTTCGACAACGAGGATCAGATATACATCGATGTAAACGATATGGCTGATAATCTCCAAAAAAGGTACAGTGATTACAGAACAAAAAAACGTGGACCATTCAGGCAAATCGTGAGACGTGCATACGACAAGATAACAGAGAGTATGTCAAGACAGGAAGACCTTGACGATGTTGAGGTACAGTCTGACATCGATCATGGCTCAATAAACAATGAGATTGTGAAGATGTATACTAAAGGAGTTGTAGGCGATCATAATGGTAATTCAAGTGACAAAGAGCTGATAGACATCAGCAGTGATGACGATCACGAGGACAATCCACTGTCTCTGAAGCACACTGCTGATGTGCtgaaattaccaaaaaatgtGATTCACTCGTGCACGATCTCCAAGGCGTCGAAGGACATGATTAAAATCAATGATCAAATGAAGAAGGTTCCGGAGCTGCCGCCACTGAAGCCACTGCCTAAGAAAcgaatgagagagaaaatggAGGAGATACCCAATGCCAAACGTAGAAAAGACATGGTTGGGAAGCCATCGGCATCCCCCAAGTCACCAAAATTCAAGGACATTGGGGGTAACATCAAAGTCCTGGAGACAGTCTGTCGTATTTTAATCCACATGAAACACTCGGCGATATTCAGACAACTGGGAGTGACACCAACAAGAGGATTGCTGCTTCATGGACCTCCAGGATGTGGTAAGAGTCTTCTGGCTGCTGCTATTGCTGGTGAACTGAGTGTACCAATCCTCAAGATTACCCCTCCCGAGCTAATTGCCGGTGTCTCTGGGGAGAGTGAATCCAAGATTCGGGAGCTATTTGATCAGGCACTTGCACTTGCACCTTGTGTACTGTTCTTCGATGAGATAGACACCCTAGCGCCACACAGGGCTAATGCCCAGAAGGAGATGGAGAGGAGAATAGTTACCCAACTGCTGGCTTGTTTGGATGATTTGGGATCGAGAGAGAATGGTGACAAGGTTCTTGTTCTGGGGGCGACCAATCGTCCTGAGGTGCTTGATCCAGCGTTGAGAAGGGCTGGACGTTTTGAGAGGGAGATCGCCCTGGGTATTCCTGATAAGAAGACACGTGAGAATATCTTGATGGTTCATTCAGCAACGCTGAAACTCACACCAGAAATTGATCTTGGAAAAATAGCTGCTGTGTCTCCAGGTTGTGTGGGGGCTGACCTTGTGTCAATCATCAGGGAAGCTGCAATTGCAGCTGTTGATCGAGTCCTCAAGCAGCCTGAGAGGAAGGAGGAGAAGCAGAAGGAGAAGGATGAAGTGAAGAATGGGGAGAAGGACGCGGTGCAGATGGTGGAGAAGGATGGAGAGAAGACAGAAGATAAGGTAGAAGACAAGATTGAAGAGAAGGAAGGAGAGGAGAATGGAGAGAAAGAAGGGCAGCAGGACGAGGATAAATCTGCCGAGAAGGTGCCTGAAGTTATTGCTGAGGAGAAAGATCAGACGGAAGTGGAGAATGTTGATAAGACCTCCATGGAGATTGTCGAAGACAAGCAGACTGAAGAAGCTCAAGAACCAGAGGTGATAGACCTTAAGGAGGACACGAATCCACCGCAGGCGAGTACGAAGGACGAAGACAGTGGAAAGACAGAGGATGTCAGGATGGAGTATAAGGAACTGGACAGACTTCTGAAGATACTTCATAGCGAGGTTGCCCTCACACCTGAGCAAATTGCTGATATCAAGATCATGAATTTAGATTTTGATGTCGCTGTTAAGACTGTTCAGCCCTCCTCGAAGAGGGAAGGCTTCGCCACTGTTCCTGATGTCACCTGGGAAGACATTGGCTCCTTGAGGGAGATCAGAGAGGAGCTGCAGATGGCCATTCTGGCGCCTGTCAAGTATCCTAAGGAGTTTGAAACTTTTGGACTGACTACACCCAGTGGGGTGCTTTTATGTGGACCACCTGGATGTGGAAAGACTCTTCTCGCCAAAGCTATTGCCAATGAGgctgaaatcaattttatttcagtgaAGGGACCTGAATTGCTTAGCATGTATGTTGGAGAGAGCGAGAAGGCGGTCAGACAGTGCTTTGTCCGGGCGAGAGACTCGGCACCTTGTGTCATATTTTTTGATGAACTTGATGCACtgtgccctgtcaggaccagTGGGGATAATTCAGCAACTTCGAGAGTGGTTAATCAGGTTCTTACGGAAATGGATGGCATTGAGGGGAGGAAGGATGTTTACCTGATGGCTGCCACCAACAGACCGGAAATTATTGATCCTGCTGTTATGAGACCAGGACGATTTGACAAAATTCTTTATGTTGGATTACCCACTGGAGAGGACAGGGTTGATATTCTCAAGGCTTTGACGAAG AATGGAACAAAGCCCAAATTTGCCGAGGATGTGGACCTGGAGGCGATAGGAAAGAGCGAGTCCTGCGAGGGATTCACAGGAGCTGATTTGGGATCTCTCGTTAAGGAAGCCAGTATCCAGGCGTTTAAAGAGTCAATGACAGCGTCTTCGGCCATTGCTGAGGTCCACCAGAGACACTTCGATGTAGCTTTTAAGAAAATTCAACCATCAGTCAAAGACAAA GAAAGAAAACATTACAAAAAGTTGCAGCAGCAATACACAGTACGAAATGCTTCAATCGCAGATGGAGTTGTGGAACCCATGGAAacgtga
- the LOC135161314 gene encoding nuclear valosin-containing protein-like isoform X1, protein MNDKYLKMRKLNSSIDIIPIQGASSEDVRVFSRGMEDRQSHLSREQVLLERVQKYLFDNEDQIYIDVNDMADNLQKRYSDYRTKKRGPFRQIVRRAYDKITESMSRQEDLDDVEVQSDIDHGSINNEIVKMYTKGVVGDHNGNSSDKELIDISSDDDHEDNPLSLKHTADVLKLPKNVIHSCTISKASKDMIKINDQMKKVPELPPLKPLPKKRMREKMEEIPNAKRRKDMVGKPSASPKSPKFKDIGGNIKVLETVCRILIHMKHSAIFRQLGVTPTRGLLLHGPPGCGKSLLAAAIAGELSVPILKITPPELIAGVSGESESKIRELFDQALALAPCVLFFDEIDTLAPHRANAQKEMERRIVTQLLACLDDLGSRENGDKVLVLGATNRPEVLDPALRRAGRFEREIALGIPDKKTRENILMVHSATLKLTPEIDLGKIAAVSPGCVGADLVSIIREAAIAAVDRVLKQPERKEEKQKEKDEVKNGEKDAVQMVEKDGEKTEDKVEDKIEEKEGEENGEKEGQQDEDKSAEKVPEVIAEEKDQTEVENVDKTSMEIVEDKQTEEAQEPEVIDLKEDTNPPQASTKDEDSGKTEDVRMEYKELDRLLKILHSEVALTPEQIADIKIMNLDFDVAVKTVQPSSKREGFATVPDVTWEDIGSLREIREELQMAILAPVKYPKEFETFGLTTPSGVLLCGPPGCGKTLLAKAIANEAEINFISVKGPELLSMYVGESEKAVRQCFVRARDSAPCVIFFDELDALCPVRTSGDNSATSRVVNQVLTEMDGIEGRKDVYLMAATNRPEIIDPAVMRPGRFDKILYVGLPTGEDRVDILKALTKNGTKPKFAEDVDLEAIGKSESCEGFTGADLGSLVKEASIQAFKESMTASSAIAEVHQRHFDVAFKKIQPSVKDKERKHYKKLQQQYTVRNASIADGVVEPMET, encoded by the exons ATGAACGACAAATACCTAAAAATGCGTAAACTAAATTCATCAATCGATATAATTCCAATTCAGGGTGCAAGCAGTGAGGACGTACGTGTATTTTCCCGAGGTATGGAAGATCGTCAGAGTCACCTGTCACGAGAGCAAGTGCTTCTTGAACGTGTCCAGAAGTACCTCTTCGACAACGAGGATCAGATATACATCGATGTAAACGATATGGCTGATAATCTCCAAAAAAGGTACAGTGATTACAGAACAAAAAAACGTGGACCATTCAGGCAAATCGTGAGACGTGCATACGACAAGATAACAGAGAGTATGTCAAGACAGGAAGACCTTGACGATGTTGAGGTACAGTCTGACATCGATCATGGCTCAATAAACAATGAGATTGTGAAGATGTATACTAAAGGAGTTGTAGGCGATCATAATGGTAATTCAAGTGACAAAGAGCTGATAGACATCAGCAGTGATGACGATCACGAGGACAATCCACTGTCTCTGAAGCACACTGCTGATGTGCtgaaattaccaaaaaatgtGATTCACTCGTGCACGATCTCCAAGGCGTCGAAGGACATGATTAAAATCAATGATCAAATGAAGAAGGTTCCGGAGCTGCCGCCACTGAAGCCACTGCCTAAGAAAcgaatgagagagaaaatggAGGAGATACCCAATGCCAAACGTAGAAAAGACATGGTTGGGAAGCCATCGGCATCCCCCAAGTCACCAAAATTCAAGGACATTGGGGGTAACATCAAAGTCCTGGAGACAGTCTGTCGTATTTTAATCCACATGAAACACTCGGCGATATTCAGACAACTGGGAGTGACACCAACAAGAGGATTGCTGCTTCATGGACCTCCAGGATGTGGTAAGAGTCTTCTGGCTGCTGCTATTGCTGGTGAACTGAGTGTACCAATCCTCAAGATTACCCCTCCCGAGCTAATTGCCGGTGTCTCTGGGGAGAGTGAATCCAAGATTCGGGAGCTATTTGATCAGGCACTTGCACTTGCACCTTGTGTACTGTTCTTCGATGAGATAGACACCCTAGCGCCACACAGGGCTAATGCCCAGAAGGAGATGGAGAGGAGAATAGTTACCCAACTGCTGGCTTGTTTGGATGATTTGGGATCGAGAGAGAATGGTGACAAGGTTCTTGTTCTGGGGGCGACCAATCGTCCTGAGGTGCTTGATCCAGCGTTGAGAAGGGCTGGACGTTTTGAGAGGGAGATCGCCCTGGGTATTCCTGATAAGAAGACACGTGAGAATATCTTGATGGTTCATTCAGCAACGCTGAAACTCACACCAGAAATTGATCTTGGAAAAATAGCTGCTGTGTCTCCAGGTTGTGTGGGGGCTGACCTTGTGTCAATCATCAGGGAAGCTGCAATTGCAGCTGTTGATCGAGTCCTCAAGCAGCCTGAGAGGAAGGAGGAGAAGCAGAAGGAGAAGGATGAAGTGAAGAATGGGGAGAAGGACGCGGTGCAGATGGTGGAGAAGGATGGAGAGAAGACAGAAGATAAGGTAGAAGACAAGATTGAAGAGAAGGAAGGAGAGGAGAATGGAGAGAAAGAAGGGCAGCAGGACGAGGATAAATCTGCCGAGAAGGTGCCTGAAGTTATTGCTGAGGAGAAAGATCAGACGGAAGTGGAGAATGTTGATAAGACCTCCATGGAGATTGTCGAAGACAAGCAGACTGAAGAAGCTCAAGAACCAGAGGTGATAGACCTTAAGGAGGACACGAATCCACCGCAGGCGAGTACGAAGGACGAAGACAGTGGAAAGACAGAGGATGTCAGGATGGAGTATAAGGAACTGGACAGACTTCTGAAGATACTTCATAGCGAGGTTGCCCTCACACCTGAGCAAATTGCTGATATCAAGATCATGAATTTAGATTTTGATGTCGCTGTTAAGACTGTTCAGCCCTCCTCGAAGAGGGAAGGCTTCGCCACTGTTCCTGATGTCACCTGGGAAGACATTGGCTCCTTGAGGGAGATCAGAGAGGAGCTGCAGATGGCCATTCTGGCGCCTGTCAAGTATCCTAAGGAGTTTGAAACTTTTGGACTGACTACACCCAGTGGGGTGCTTTTATGTGGACCACCTGGATGTGGAAAGACTCTTCTCGCCAAAGCTATTGCCAATGAGgctgaaatcaattttatttcagtgaAGGGACCTGAATTGCTTAGCATGTATGTTGGAGAGAGCGAGAAGGCGGTCAGACAGTGCTTTGTCCGGGCGAGAGACTCGGCACCTTGTGTCATATTTTTTGATGAACTTGATGCACtgtgccctgtcaggaccagTGGGGATAATTCAGCAACTTCGAGAGTGGTTAATCAGGTTCTTACGGAAATGGATGGCATTGAGGGGAGGAAGGATGTTTACCTGATGGCTGCCACCAACAGACCGGAAATTATTGATCCTGCTGTTATGAGACCAGGACGATTTGACAAAATTCTTTATGTTGGATTACCCACTGGAGAGGACAGGGTTGATATTCTCAAGGCTTTGACGAAG AATGGAACAAAGCCCAAATTTGCCGAGGATGTGGACCTGGAGGCGATAGGAAAGAGCGAGTCCTGCGAGGGATTCACAGGAGCTGATTTGGGATCTCTCGTTAAGGAAGCCAGTATCCAGGCGTTTAAAGAGTCAATGACAGCGTCTTCGGCCATTGCTGAGGTCCACCAGAGACACTTCGATGTAGCTTTTAAGAAAATTCAACCATCAGTCAAAGACAAA GAAAGAAAACATTACAAAAAGTTGCAGCAGCAATACACAGTACGAAATGCTTCAATCGCAGATGGAGTTGTGGAACCCATGGAAacgtga
- the LOC135161328 gene encoding ferritin heavy chain has translation MKLLGAFFCGLLCASAAVGDGLKCTLKPADIPSDWLDMVDPCIKIMEHQIQTEIQAAMTYLAMGAHFARDTVNRPGFSKFFFEAASEERDHAFKIIEYLLMRGQLTTNVPNLLKFPLKPPREDWSSAVSALNDALILEAKVTSSIREIIKTCETPKTSDFNDYHLVDYLTGDFLEEQYKGQRDLAGKISTLGKMMINHGPLGEFLYDKQLLKDEL, from the exons ATGAAGCTTCTAGGGGCCTTTTTTTGCGGATTGCTGTGTGCTTCGGCCGCCGTTGGAGATGGCCTGAAGT GTACATTGAAGCCTGCTGATATACCATCGGACTGGCTGGACATGGTGGATCCTTGTATTAAAATCATGGAGCATCAGATTCAAACGGAAATTCAGGCTGCTATGACGTACTTGGCAATG GGTGCCCATTTCGCGAGAGATACAGTCAATCGTCCGGGCTTCAGTAAGTTCTTCTTCGAAGCAGCAAGTGAAGAGCGTGACCACGCCTTCAAGATCATCGAGTATTTGCTGATGCGTGGTCAGCTCACCACTAACGTCCCCAATCTCTTGAAATTCCCACTG AAACCTCCTCGTGAAGACTGGTCAAGTGCAGTATCTGCACTCAACGATGCCCTGATCCTGGAAGCCAAAGTCACCAGCAGCATCCGCGAAATCATTAAGACCTGCGAGACACCCAAGACGTCAGACTTCAACGATTACCAC ctcgtggATTACCTCACCGGTGACTTCCTTGAGGAGCAGTATAAGGGCCAACGTGACCTAGCCGGCAAGATCTCCACCTTGGGTAAGATGATGATCAATCACGGCCCGCTGGGTGAATTCCTCTACGACAAGCAGCTCCTGAAGGATGAACTCTGA
- the LOC135161321 gene encoding KIF-binding protein-like — translation MEDISKEILEELREKYQKVRKLLDEPHDESNPGEGPDTATKNRATVILNDMKSKLENLLNNTSSPPKRLRSSLAVVCLNIGLICIDNEELKDAEESLMRCTEVLKSLELTPEGILPFLSTMNQLAIIWFQWSEFEKAKTFVERAEDFYKKYKALEPPEVPVGMSQVFGIENAEEPAPNHVLEKLHTLTLYYLAQIYGISKDHQQSALYCHMTLQKQLELTDLDYIDWALNAATLSQFFMERKHFSQARHHLAAASHILGVYEENLKSCDEKGSDSEEMKAAKWEQFRHRSADVARCWAKYGILLMSMSRDRLIALADNVDNEKSIDINNIDTEDLPGIDEDLLKNMKFVKLEKEVMTIEEQITDKYLLDFTDARKVFLNVQKWLEEAKKYYALETHASDYVHIIQDVSQSYKYLSFFEDDDDRQAKMHKRRIDVLEEVIKELNPRYYQAECRQIWIELGETTSAILDIKLDKLRASDERPTSHALNKINNLAKSGINYYQKFLDSMKESETSPAVREFPRELVKPALFAYFHIGTLSNKIITPDKLMQLDNLKASVGAYKFLVDYCQRHEDAAEFMRAELNVCRDLVNLLPLKINKLTQSLNAP, via the exons ATGGAGGATATATCAAAAGAAATCCTGGAGGAGCTTCGTGAGAAGTACCAGAAGGTTAGAAAGCTCCTGGACGAGCCCCACGATGAGTCAAACCCAGGTGAAGGTCCTGATACAGCGACGAAGAATCGAGCCACTGTGATTCTTAACGACATGAAGTCAAAGCTTGAGAATCTCCTCAACAATACGTCATCACCTCCAAAACGCCTTCGATCTAGTCTCGCAGTGGTTTGCCTGAACATCGGCCTCATCTGCATAGACAACGAAGAGCTGAAAGACGCCGAAGAGAGCCTGATGAGGTGTACAGAGGTGCTGAAGAGTCTGGAGCTTACACCTGAGGGAATTCTCCCCTTTCTCAGTACGATGAACCAACTGGCGATCATTTGGTTCCAGTGGAGTGAATTTGAGAAGGCGAAGACGTTCGTGGAACGAGCTGAGGACTTCTACAAGAAGTACAAAGCATTGGAGCCTCCAGAGGTGCCAGTTGGAATGTCCCAGGTGTTTGGCATTGAAAATGCCGAGGAACCAGCACCCAATCATGTTCTGGAGAAGCTTCACACACTGACCCTTTACTATCTGGCCCAGATCTATGGAATCTCCAAGGATCATCAGCAGTCAGCACTGTACTGCCACATGACCCTGCAGAAGCAGCTGGAGCTTACTGATCTCGATTACATTGACTGGGCGCTCAATGCAGCCACTCTGTCACAGTTTTTTATGGAGAGAAAGCACTTTTCACAGGCTAGGCATCATCTAGCAGCTGCTTCACATATTCTGGGAGTTTATGAGGAGAACCTGAAGAGCTGCGACGAGAAGGGGAGCGATAGCGAAGAGATGAAGGCCGCCAAGTGGGAGCAGTTTAGACATCGGAGTGCTGATGTCGCTAG ATGCTGGGCAAAGTACGGAATTCTCTTGATGAGTATGTCGAGAGATCGTCTAATAGCCCTAGCTGATAACGTTGACAACGAAAAATCAATCGACATCAATAACATCGACACTGAAGACCTTCCAGGAATCGACGAGGATCTCCTCAAGAACATGAAGTTCGTGAAACTCGAGAAAGAAGTTATGACTATTGAGGAACAAATAACTGACAAGTACCTGCTGGATTTCACTGACGCCAGGAAAGTCTTCCTCAACGTACAGAAGTGGCTGGAGGAGGCGAAAAAATACTACGCCCTGGAGACTCACGCCTCTGATTACGTTCACATAATTCAGGACGTCTCCCAGAGCTACAAGTACTTGTCCTTCTTCGAGGACGACGATGACAGACAAGCTAAAATGCACAAGCGACGAATCGATGTTCTCGAAGAGGTGATCAAGGAGCTCAATCCCAGGTACTATCAGGCAGAGTGTCGACAGATCTGGATTGAACTGGGAGAGACGACCTCAGCTATCCTGGATATTAAATTGGATAAGCTGAGGGCCAGCGACGAACGACCGACATCCCATGcactcaataaaattaataatctcgCTAAATCGGGAATCAACTACTACCAGAAGTTCCTGGACTCGATGAAGGAGAGTGAGACATCGCCAGCGGTGAGGGAGTTCCCTCGGGAGCTTGTGAAACCTGCACTATTTGCTTACTTCCATATTGGCACCCTTAGCAACAAAATTATCACTCCGGATAAATTAATGCAACTGGATAATCTCAAAGCTAGTGTTGGAGCTTATAAATTTCTGGTAGATTACTGTCAACGACACGAGGATGCCGCTGAGTTCATGAGAGCCGAGCTGAATGTCTGCAGAGATCTTGTTAATTTGTTACCTTTGAAGATTAATAAATTGACGCAGTCGCTTAACgcaccataa
- the LOC135161327 gene encoding ferritin light chain isoform X1, with amino-acid sequence MLKLGVLLGAFLVFSQASAEFCYNDVEGACSTRPSTIDGPLLTNCNAKYGSFEVLQPELQSYVSAYIETSFEYLLMSTHFGNYEANREGFKGLYRKLSDKNWNKAIDIIKYITKRGGRMNFNQMPRLKRNTKERIIELNELNSLAKALDTEKQLADEAFYIHNLSQQQNKLDASVAHYLEEEFIEEQAESVRKLSGHTNDLKHLLGDRDASVSIYLFDEYIKSTL; translated from the exons ATGTTGAAATTAGGAGTATTACTTGGAGCTTTTCTGGTGTTCTCTCAGGCGTCGGCAGAGTTTTGTTACAACGATGTTGAAGGTGCTTGCAGTACCAGACCGAGCACAATTG aTGGTCCGCTGCTCACCAACTGCAATGCAAAATACGGATCATTTGAGGTTCTGCAACCTGAACTTCAGTCTTATGTCAGTGCTTACATTGAGACGAGTTTTGAATACTTGTTGATGTCCACTCATTTCGGAAATTACGAGGCCAATCGTGAAGGGTTCAAGGGACTGTACAGAAAATTGtctgataaaaattggaaCAAGGCCATTGATATAATCAAGTACATTACGAAGAGGGGAGGAAGAATGAACTTTAATCAAATGCCTCGTTTGAAGAGAAAC ACGAAAGAGCGTATTATCGAGTTAAACGAACTCAACAGCTTGGCGAAAGCTCTGGACACTGAGAAACAGCTTGCGGACGAAGCCTTCTATATCCACAATCTCTCTCAGCAACAAAATAAGCTGGACGCATCGGTTGCTCATTACCTGGAAGAGGAATTCATCGAGGAACAAGCTGAGAGTGTGAGAAAGCTTTCTGGGCACACCAACGACCTCAAGCATCTCCTTGGGGATCGTGATGCCTCAGTATCTATCTATCTCTTCGATGAATACATCAAGTCAACCTTGTAA
- the LOC135161329 gene encoding large ribosomal subunit protein eL14, which yields MPFERFVESGRVAYISEGPYQGKLAAIVDIIDQNRVLIDGPASGIPRGQIRLSQLHLTKFCIKFPYTGSTRVVRKAWEKAKLDEKWSQTMWARKVEAKKKRAELSDFDRFKLRKARQVRNKMRTTAFLTLKRAIKKKAKPAKGVAKTTKEVKTKKPAKK from the exons ATG CCGTTCGAGAGGTTCGTGGAGTCCGGCCGCGTGGCCTACATCAGCGAGGGTCCATACCAGGGCAAACTAGCTGCCATCGTCGATATCATCGACCAAAACAGG gtTCTCATTGATGGACCTGCATCAGGCATCCCCCGAGGGCAGATTAGATTGAGTCAGCTTCATCTGACGAAGTTCTGCATCAAATTCCCATACACTGGCTCCACGAGAGTTGTCAGGAAGGCATGGGAGAAAGCCAAGCTCGATGAGAAATGGAGCCAGACCATGTGGGCTCGTAAAGTTGAAGCCAAGAAGAAG CGAGCTGAGCTCAGCGATTTCGATCGTTTCAAGCTCAGGAAAGCTCGTCAAGTTCGCAACAAGATGCGAACAACCGCCTTTTTGACGCTGAAGAGGGCCATCAAAAAGAAGGCAAAGCCAGCCAAGGGTGTTGCCAAAACCACAAAGGAGGTGAAGACGAAAAAACCCGCAAAGAAGTAA
- the LOC135161327 gene encoding ferritin light chain isoform X2, translated as MLKLGVLLGAFLVFSQASAEFCYNDVEDGPLLTNCNAKYGSFEVLQPELQSYVSAYIETSFEYLLMSTHFGNYEANREGFKGLYRKLSDKNWNKAIDIIKYITKRGGRMNFNQMPRLKRNTKERIIELNELNSLAKALDTEKQLADEAFYIHNLSQQQNKLDASVAHYLEEEFIEEQAESVRKLSGHTNDLKHLLGDRDASVSIYLFDEYIKSTL; from the exons ATGTTGAAATTAGGAGTATTACTTGGAGCTTTTCTGGTGTTCTCTCAGGCGTCGGCAGAGTTTTGTTACAACGATGTTGAAG aTGGTCCGCTGCTCACCAACTGCAATGCAAAATACGGATCATTTGAGGTTCTGCAACCTGAACTTCAGTCTTATGTCAGTGCTTACATTGAGACGAGTTTTGAATACTTGTTGATGTCCACTCATTTCGGAAATTACGAGGCCAATCGTGAAGGGTTCAAGGGACTGTACAGAAAATTGtctgataaaaattggaaCAAGGCCATTGATATAATCAAGTACATTACGAAGAGGGGAGGAAGAATGAACTTTAATCAAATGCCTCGTTTGAAGAGAAAC ACGAAAGAGCGTATTATCGAGTTAAACGAACTCAACAGCTTGGCGAAAGCTCTGGACACTGAGAAACAGCTTGCGGACGAAGCCTTCTATATCCACAATCTCTCTCAGCAACAAAATAAGCTGGACGCATCGGTTGCTCATTACCTGGAAGAGGAATTCATCGAGGAACAAGCTGAGAGTGTGAGAAAGCTTTCTGGGCACACCAACGACCTCAAGCATCTCCTTGGGGATCGTGATGCCTCAGTATCTATCTATCTCTTCGATGAATACATCAAGTCAACCTTGTAA